A segment of the Chloroflexota bacterium genome:
CGAAGCGGATCATCACGGCGGGCTGAACGACAAGTTGACGGAGTTTATCAACAGCGCGCAAACGAGCGTGGACATCGCGATCTATCAACTCGATTCGCCGAACGTGACCCAGGCATTGCTCGACGCGAAAAAACGCGGCGCGGCGGTACGCGTTGTCACCGACGTGAACATCTTTAACGATGCGAAAGAAAATCCGCCGTTCAAAAAGTTGCAACAAGCCGGCATCACCATCATCGCCGGCAACTCGAACGCGATCATGCACAATAAATTCGTCGTCATAGACAAACAAGCGGTGTGGACCGGTTCGTGGAATTTCACCGAGAACGACACGTATCGCTACAACAACAACGGCATCTTGATTCAGTCGTCGGAACTGGCGCGCAACTATACGGCGACGTTCGAGAAAATGTTTGGCGACAAGAAATTCGGTCCGGCGCGCAAAGCGGGCGGCACGACACCCCGTTTGACGATTGACGGCGTGCCCGTCGAAAATTATTTCGCGCCAGAAGACAAGGTGGCGGGAAAAATCGTCGCGCGGTTGAAGCAAGCGACGCGCACGATTGATTTTCTCGCGTTTTCGTTCACCGACGACGACATTGGCAATACGGTGCGCGAGCGCGCACAAAACGGCGTCCAGGTGCGCGGCGTGTTCGAGAACACCGGCTCGGAAACGCAATTCAGCGAATACGGCAAAATGAAACGCGCGGGACTGGATGTGTGGCAGGACGGTAATCCGTATCTGATGCACCACAAAGTGTTCATCGTGGATGGCAAGACGGTCATCCTGGGTTCCTTCAACTTTTCGCAGAACGCCGAGACCGAGAACGACGAGAATTTGTTGATCATTGACGACGCGTCACTCGCGCAGGCATTCACCGCCGAGTTTGCGCGCGTGTACGCGCAAGCGAAGAATCCGCCAAAGAAATAGATGGGCGATTGAAATCGCCTCGGCAGGGCGTTTCGCCGAGCGTCCACCTTCGTGGACGCATGTCTCGCCCGCGCAGGCGGGCGATCAGCCGTAGGTTCACACGGGGCAATTTCCATTGCCACTGTTGTAGCACATGCGTTGAGCCAGAAAATATCGCACCCGATTCGTGTGAACCGGGTGCCCAGTGTTCATACGATACAGATACCAGGTTTCTCCAAGAAACCTGGTATCTTATTGATAGCGCGCGAGAATCAGGCACGCGTTTTGCCCGCCAAAGCCAAACGAGTTGGACATGGCGATCGCGACCTTTGCCGCGCGCGCGACGTTTGGCACGTAATCGAGATCGCACACTGGGTCGGGTGTTTCGTAATTCGCGGTCGGGTGAATTTTTTGATCGCGGATCGTCAGTGCACACACCACGGCTTCCAACGCGCCTGCCGCGCCCATCGTATGCCCGATCATAGATTTCGTCGCGCTGATCGGAACCTGGTAGGCGCGTTCGCCAAAAACATTTTTGACCGCGAGCGTTTCGCTCGGATCGTTCAGCATCGTCGCCGTGCCGTGCGCGTTGATGTAATCTATCTGCTCGTGTGAAATGCCCGCGTCCGCTAACCCATCGCGCATGACCTGGGTCGCGCCAATCGCCTGCGGATCGGACGCGACAAAGTGATACGCGTCCGAATTCGCGGCATAGCCGATGATCTCGGCGTAGATGCGCGCGCCGCGCACGCGCGCGTGCTCCAAACTTTCGAGTATCACAATCGCCGCGCCCTCGCCGATGACCAAGCCATCGCGATTTTTGTCGAACGGGCGACACGCGCGCGCGGGATCGTCGTTGCGCGTGGACAAGGCGCGCATCGCGCCGAACGCGGTAAATACAATGTCGGAAATGATCGCGTCCGTGCCGCCGGCGAGCATCACATCCGCCGCGCCGCGTCGAATCACTTCGGTTGCCGCGCCAATCGCATCGGTGCCCGCCGCACAGGATGTGACGACCGTGTTGTTGAAACCGCGCGCGCGATGCTGATTGGCGACGTAGAACGCCGGCATATTCGGCAGGATCACCGCCGCGAGGAAAGGACTCACGCGCCCGGCGCCTTGACGCGTATACGCGTCGTGCTCTTTGATGGCTTCGACAAAACCGCCCAGTCCCGTGCCGAGCACCACGCCCGCGCGCGGATTCTCGCCGAGGTTCTGTTTCAACCCAGCATCGTCGAGCGCATCCTTCGCCGCCGCAAGCGCGAACAAGGTTGCCCGTCCCATTCGCCGCGCGTCTTTCGCTTCGATGTTGTACCGGGTCGCGTCGAATTGCTTGACCTCGCCGGCGATACGCGTGCGATACTGACTGGCATCGAACACGGTGACCGCGCCAATCCCCGATTTACCGGCGAGCAAGTTTTGCCAAAATCCATCGAGCGTCAACCCCAGCGGTGTGATCGCGCCCATCCCGGTAATCACAACGCGTGTGCGATTAGTTCGTGGTGGCATTTCAGTTGTAGAGTTTGTCATCATGTTGTTGGTCACTATGGCGAGATTTTGTTTCATTCTACTCGACATTAGATGAATCGGCAAAAGAGGCGCTCCTCTCAGCGGCGGGCATGCGCTCCGATACTGCCCACCTCAGTGGTGAGCGGGCTAAACGCGCGCGAATTCACTGTGGATTTCGTTCAGTTGATGATCCAGTCCTGCTTGTGTCGCAATTCTGGTTGATTCGCGAATCAAATACTTGAAATCATCCCCCGTGTCGCCTTGCGCCAGATGCAACCGAGCGAACGTGCGCAAGAAAATCACTTGATGCAACTGTCCGAGCTGGGCGATTTTGCTCATCCGCTCAAACTGGGGCGTCAGTACCCGTTGCGCGTCTTTGAGATTACCGTGCTGGATATACGCGCGTGCCAGCGATTGGGAGATCAGAAAAAACAGAAATTGGTCAAACTCGTCTGTCCGCGTTTCAAAGATCGAACGAACTTGATCGTACTGATTCTCGGCTTCGGTGATCGAAAACCTGGGAATGCCTTCCAGTGCGTTGAGCGCATCCCGATACAGGTGCGGTTTCCAGAATGCCGCATTGCGTTGCAGAGCTTGGCTTGCTTCTACCTCCTGGCATTTTTGATGCGCCTCCCGATAGAGTTTCATGTTGTGATAGGAAACCGCCTCGGAACGGATGGCATTGACCTTGAAAAAATCGAGCCGTTCCTGGGTCGTCTGATACTCGCGCGGGTCATTGATATTTTCCGAAATGAGTTTCGCCCGTTTAGCATACCAGAATGCTTCGTAGTTGCGATTCAGGATGCACAGCGCATCGTGGTTTAGCATACAGAGTTCAATATAATGGATCGGGTCCCGATTTGGATTGACGGCGCGAATCAACGATCCAGCCGCTATATCAACCTGGCGGTAATGCGCTCGCGCGATCTCTGGATCTCGCGCAAAGGTCGCGGTTCCATGCGCCTGCCTAATTTCGTTGACTAGCGCCTCGACCGATTGATCGCGAACTATTGAATCAACTTGTCTCCGCGCGTTCCGTTTGAGCGCCCAAATTTGCTCCACGTGAAATAGCCACGCCTCGCGTTCTTGCTTCGACAAGGGCAACGCCTCGGCAATCCGCTTGGCGGTCCGCAGGCGTGGAACACTGCGCCGCCCTCGAATGTAACTGATATAAATCGGCGTCACGCCGGCTTGTTCGGCGAAGGCGCGTTCTCCCCCACGTACGCGTAGGACGCTGTCGAGCGTTGCGACGACCACCTCTTGCTCAACGTCTATTTCCTGAGCCGCACTAATCAGAAACATCTCCCGCCTCAAAATTGATCGTGAAATTAAACAACCGTTTCCGTGAAGAGTCGTAGGATGGCTACAGGTGAAGGGAAAATTGGCTAGCCCACAAGCATCGCGATGGTGAAGCAAACAGCCCTTCTACCGTAACAATGTTTCGGCGATACGAACTGGGTCGTAAACAGAATCATGCCACGCGCGAGGTATGGTCCATGATTGAACTACCGGTCATGTGTCGTTCGAGACAACTCTCGATTCTCAAGGAGATGAAACAGATGAAAACGCTCACGGTGTTTCTCATTGTCGCTTTGGTGCTCGTTGGCGTTGGAGCACTGGCAGTCCAGGCGCTGACCATATCGAGCAATTCGACGGAACCTGCTGTCCCCGTGCTTTCGATCAGCGAACCGGAACCGCCGGTCTACATGGCTTGCGATCCGGTACCATGCGGTTGCCCAAACGGTTGCTAGGTCTGTAGTTCGAATCATGCTGAGAGGCATCGTACATGCCTCTCAGCTCTCAATCGCTACGGTCGCCCGATCAGAGAAAAAGATGCCCATTGGTGAGCGGCGTAACCCGCGCGAATCATTTCGACCTGGGCATTTTGTAGCGCGACCGCGGCGTTGCGCGTGTCATTGAGATGGCGATAGAACCGTTCGCTGAGTTCTGCCGTCGCTTGGTCTTCCACGTGCCACAAGGTCGCAAGAAGTGCCCGCGCACCCGCGTAGAAAAACACACGCGCCAAGCCGATCAATTCGTCCCCGCGTCCACCCTGGCTCAACGCCGTCTGACATGCCGAGAGCGTGACCAAACGCGCTTTCAGATTCAAGTCGAAAATATCCACCGTCGTCAGCGCCTCATCTGCCAACAATATGCGCGACCGATGCGGCGCAGTTTGATCGAGGATCGCGTGCGTCGCAAAATGTAGGATATCGAATTTTTGCAATTCCCCGGACGCATCCATCGCGAGCAACCTCTGCCGCGTGGCTTGCTCGCCCCAGAGAGATTGTGTGCGCGCGCTAAACATCCGGCTCACTCCATCCACTTCGCGCGCGGCGGCGGGAAGCGAACACATCTGACTTCCAAAATCGGACATTCCCAGGACGAGCACTTGCGCGATGTCGGATTTCATCGTTTCACTGCCCAGGACTTGGAACGCTTGGAGATTCGGCGCGTAGAGCACGGTGTGTCGCTCGATCAAATAGTTGCCCTCATTCGGCGCGACGAGCGCGTGAAATGGCAAGGCATGCAAAGACCCGTGCGGTGAGACGATCAGCGTCGTCCCCAGTTTTTCTGGAATGAGCAAGCGATGCAGATGCTGCAATGATTTGGCTCCGGAATTGGATGCCGCCGTGTTGTGTAACGTACCCCGATAAACAAGTTCTCTCTGGTCAGGTTCCGCGGACGCGCATTGAGCCAGGATGGCGCGGTCGTACGCCGAGAGTTTTCTTTGCTCGCTCCTCACCGCATCCGGAAAAATCATGACGATGGTCAGACGATCCTCGGTCAAGTAATAGTCCAAAGCCGTCCAGTCCGAATCGAAAGAAGAGTTTGCCGCCGCGCGAAATCGTTCCAAATCAAAAGGCGCCGGCTCGGAAACGCCCGCCAATCCAGCCGTCGCCAGGCGCAGTTGCGAAACGACGTCTTCGTACATTTGGTTCAACGCCGTCCATTCTTCCAACTCCGTTGCCGCCGCTGACTGCAGATCGCGTCCGCGCAAGGATTCGCCATTGCGCGGCGTTGTTTGTACGACGATGTGTTGACGCAGTTCGTCGAGTTTGTACCGCAAATCTTTTTCACGCGCGATCAAATCGGCTACGCGCGCATCGTCGCGATGCTCGCGCAGTTTCCACTCGCGCGGTTGTAACAGAGATA
Coding sequences within it:
- a CDS encoding helix-turn-helix transcriptional regulator, whose protein sequence is MFLISAAQEIDVEQEVVVATLDSVLRVRGGERAFAEQAGVTPIYISYIRGRRSVPRLRTAKRIAEALPLSKQEREAWLFHVEQIWALKRNARRQVDSIVRDQSVEALVNEIRQAHGTATFARDPEIARAHYRQVDIAAGSLIRAVNPNRDPIHYIELCMLNHDALCILNRNYEAFWYAKRAKLISENINDPREYQTTQERLDFFKVNAIRSEAVSYHNMKLYREAHQKCQEVEASQALQRNAAFWKPHLYRDALNALEGIPRFSITEAENQYDQVRSIFETRTDEFDQFLFFLISQSLARAYIQHGNLKDAQRVLTPQFERMSKIAQLGQLHQVIFLRTFARLHLAQGDTGDDFKYLIRESTRIATQAGLDHQLNEIHSEFARV
- the fabF gene encoding beta-ketoacyl-ACP synthase II, whose protein sequence is MPPRTNRTRVVITGMGAITPLGLTLDGFWQNLLAGKSGIGAVTVFDASQYRTRIAGEVKQFDATRYNIEAKDARRMGRATLFALAAAKDALDDAGLKQNLGENPRAGVVLGTGLGGFVEAIKEHDAYTRQGAGRVSPFLAAVILPNMPAFYVANQHRARGFNNTVVTSCAAGTDAIGAATEVIRRGAADVMLAGGTDAIISDIVFTAFGAMRALSTRNDDPARACRPFDKNRDGLVIGEGAAIVILESLEHARVRGARIYAEIIGYAANSDAYHFVASDPQAIGATQVMRDGLADAGISHEQIDYINAHGTATMLNDPSETLAVKNVFGERAYQVPISATKSMIGHTMGAAGALEAVVCALTIRDQKIHPTANYETPDPVCDLDYVPNVARAAKVAIAMSNSFGFGGQNACLILARYQ
- a CDS encoding phospholipase; the encoded protein is MNFTTKMVLISAVVLIGVCLIASAVIVLALIPSNPPTPAPPSDGGATWYQVYFTTPKYPDREADHHGGLNDKLTEFINSAQTSVDIAIYQLDSPNVTQALLDAKKRGAAVRVVTDVNIFNDAKENPPFKKLQQAGITIIAGNSNAIMHNKFVVIDKQAVWTGSWNFTENDTYRYNNNGILIQSSELARNYTATFEKMFGDKKFGPARKAGGTTPRLTIDGVPVENYFAPEDKVAGKIVARLKQATRTIDFLAFSFTDDDIGNTVRERAQNGVQVRGVFENTGSETQFSEYGKMKRAGLDVWQDGNPYLMHHKVFIVDGKTVILGSFNFSQNAETENDENLLIIDDASLAQAFTAEFARVYAQAKNPPKK